The Syntrophotalea acetylenivorans genome contains the following window.
CAGCTGTGGGCTCCGGTCTTTTTTCAGCCGATGCTTGGGGTAATTCGGTAGGGCAGTCGGTGAGTCTTTGGTTTTTCCGCCGTCGGCTGACTCATCATCAAGGCCATGGCCCGTTCCTGAGGTGGCCGGACCAGAAAAAAGATCTACCACCAGGTAGATTGGAGAAGGGGGGCTGTAAAAGCTAGGCACAGGGCACCAGGCCAAGATAACCACATGCAGGGCCAGGGAGAATGTCACCCAAAAGATAAGCGGTTTTTTAGCAAGCATCCCGCTTCCTGTTGGTAGTTAAGGCAGAGGGCAAGGCCAATGTTTCGATAAGGCACCTCCTCTGCTGGTTGCAAGACAGGGGAGGTGCGCGAAGGTTTTAAGGCTGCAGTGTGGGAAAGATACCATGCTATGCTCAGAAGGTATACTCTCCACCGATATAACCACTGATGCCAGGGGTGCCGAACCCCCAGACCTCTTCGTAGTCCTCGTCAAGTATGTTTTCGGCTCGGGCAAAAAGGCGTAATTTTTCAGTGACGTTGAAAGAAACAGCTAGGTTAAGCAATGTATATTTGTCAAGCTCAACTCGATCGTAGTCCCCCGTTTCCAGGTTGTAGGGATCATCTTCTCTTTCTCCCACACAAATTACGTCGATGTTGATGTTGCCTTTTTGCATAAACTGATAGTTTGCATTAGCGCTAAATTTATTGCGAGGAATTCTTAAAAAATCTTTTGCATCCTCGACATCAGTATAGGTGTAAGAGGCGGAGAGAATAAAGTTCGCAATGGGTTGCCATGATGCGCCAATCTCAATTCCTTTGGTTTTGGCGTCTTTAACGTTGTCATACGTAGCATACCCGGCTGGGTTGTAGGAATTTTTAATGAGGTTGTTGAACTTGTTTTCAAAGTAAGTTGTGCTCAGCTTGATCCTGTCATTAAGCAGCGTTTGTTCTACGCCAAAATCCCAGCTTCTATTTTCCTCGGGTTTGAGGTCTGGGTTGCCAAGAGTATCTAATGTGCCAAAATTTACGCTAGAGTATGTTGCGTTCTCAAGGCGTTGCACAAGAGAAGGGGCCTTATAGCCGGTTCCATGGCTTGCTTTGATTTTTGTTTTCGTTTTCTCAACCAGATAGCTTGCCGCTATCTGGTAGGTAACTTTGGAGGCAAAGTCACTATGGTCGTCAAGTCGCAGGCCAATGGTTGTAAATAAAGCATCGGAAATATTGATATGGTCCTGGAGATAGTAGGCGAGAGTATGGGCCTCTTCATTATTGGTCTCAGAGGTATAAGTAAAAAAACCTGCAACTGGATCTACTCCTTGTAGAAATGCCTTATTGTCTGCCTTCTCTTTTTCGTAGTCTATCCCTAGAGTAATGGTGTTATTTTTTATATAAAAGTTGTTCTGCCAGTCAACTTTATAAGTTTGCCCCTCAAACTGGCTATCGTCAAAGGCCAGGGGATTGATCGCGTCAGGTTTGTTTTGAAAGGTTCTGTCGTAGTCTGAAAAAGAAAAACCGATTTTTTGTTCCCAAAGGTCATTAAAGAGTGCGAATCTGGTTTGGAGGCGCAGGAAAGAAGACTCTGATTTGCCAACATAATTTGGGTCGTCAGCAGAAGGTCCGCCACCCAGGTCCAGGTCGCTTTCGGCGTCATTAAAGCGGAAAATCAAATCAAAATCGAAATTTTCGGTTGGCGTTAAGCCAATCTGGCCAGAGACTGCGATGTTTTCATAGCCATCCCTTTCCCTGTTCCCGTATGACTTGGCGGCACTGCTTATACCATCGGATTCAAGGTATGAGGCCATTAGGGAATAATTGTGGAGTTCGCTGCCACCGCTTATTGAGAATTGTTCTTTGTGTGTTTCATAGGAGCCACCTTCGGCCGCAACCTGAACTTGGGGCTTCCCTGCCCCTTTTTTGGTAAAAATTTGAATTACACCTCCAAGGGCGTCTGATCCGTAGAGCGTGCTTGCGGGGCCCCTGACGATTTCGATTCGTTCGATATTGTTGGTTAAAAGATGGGCAAAATCAAAAAGCCTGTTAGGCGAACTGGGGTCGTTGGCTTTAACCCCATCGATCAATACAAGAGTGTGTTCAGAGTTGGCACCGCGTAAAAAAACAGATGTTAGCTGACCAAGGCCCCCAGAGCGAGAAACGTCGAGCCCAGGCACGCTTCGCAGTACCTCTGTGACAGTGGCCTGCTGTTTGAGTTGAATTTCTTCTTTGGTGATAACTGTCACGGAACTTGCCACCTCCCGCGCCGGGGTCTCCAGCTTGGTAGCAGTAACGATGATCGGTTCGAGAGTTTGCGGGGTTTGTGACCAGGCGTGGCTCGTCTGCAAAAGCAAACCAGCCAGGGCCACAGCAAGGATTTTGTGCATAGTGAACTCCTCTTTGTGCCCAGGCGGGGGTAGGCGCAAAGAGGAACGCGAAGAAGGGTGTGGCTCCAGGGATAACAGAGCCACATTTCATGTCCGCCTCAGCCCACCTTCCCATAAGCCCGGGGAAGATGATGTGGGTTATCCGTAGCGGCAGGTATTCTGGCTCGCGCTTCGTTCGCAGGACCGCCTTCCCAGCTTTTCTGGCCAGTGGCATTTCGGTCCGTTGTCCGCGCTTACAGTGGCGGGTCCGCGGGGGATTTGCACCCCACTTCCCTTTTCAGCCCAACGGGGCACCGACGGATATGTGATTTTGGTTATTCAGTCCATTGGCCAGACGCTCATTAAGGATAACAGTTATGCCTGGCCTGTAAATCACCCGCAGGGGTGAAAAACAAAATAATCCGATGCTGGAGAGGTTTAGCCGCCCCCGACCTTGGGGAACAGGGACAGGGTTTGTCCGTCTGTCAGGACAGTTTCTGTATCCACGTGGCGGCCGTTGATCAGGGCTACGCCCAGTTCAGGATGGTCAATATCTAAAGCGGTGAGAACATCACCAACAGTAGCATCTTTCGGGTATTCCCGGTCTTCTATCTTGAAGCGATCATTGCGAAAAATAGCAAAAAGTTTCACTGTAATCTTCATGGACAGCAGGCCTCGAATAGGGTGGAGCGGTTGAATACAAAAAGTTGTGGGCACCCGGCACGGGTGCCCACAACGGTTTAACCAATTGCATCTACGAAATTCTTAGAAGTTCCAGAATTCGTCGATTTCTTCGCCGGAGAAATCCCAAACCACGTTGTGGGGCGGGATGGGCTCGTACTCGAAGAACTCGGGCAGACGATCGTCGGCGTTGGTGAAGCCAGCGGCGTCGTTGAAGGCCTTTTCGGTCTTCAGGATGTACTTGCCGAGCTCAACTACGTCGTCGCCGGTCAGGCTGATGCCGTAGCGGGCGTTGATCATGTCGATCAGAGCAGGCAGACACTCGGGGATATCCAGCGCCGGGAAGGCGATGAAGATACACATACCGGTGCTGTCGACGGACGCGGTAGCGATGGACAGGTTACGGGAAAGCTCAACCTGACCTTCTTTTTGCAACGGATCGATGTGACCGCCAACCTGCAGGATGTTGGTAGCGATGGAGTAACCGGCAGTGTGGTCGGCACCCATGGTAGAGGTAGCGTAGGTGATGCCGATACCTTTAACCGAGCGAGGATCGTAAGCCGGGATGCCCTGGCCCTTAACAACCGGTACACGGGTCAGACCGTAAGCTTCACCTACGGACTTGGTGCCGTTGCCGAGGATGCGGCCGAGAGGAGTGGCTTTGCCGATTTCTTCGTTCATCACGCGCAGGGTTTCTTTGCCGTCACCCCAGGGAATAACGCCGGCTTCCATGGCGACAGCGATCAGTACGGCCCCTTCGATGGAGTCGATGCCGATGTTGTCCATGGCGTTGTCGATACGGGCGCAATCGTCGAGGCTTTCAATCATGCAGTTGATGCCCAGGCCCCAAACGGTCTCGTATTCGAAACCGGAGGTGATGTACTCGCCTTTATCGTCAGTGTAAACCTGGGAGCACTGGATGATGCAACCGGCGTGGCAACCGTGCTTGGTGTGGCCGTTGGGGCGGCTGGCGATCACGTCGTGCATGGTTTCACCGGAAACCTTGTCGTGGTGCTCGCAGGAACCGTACAAGAAGTTCTTGGTGGGCAGACCACCGGCTTCGTTCAGAATGTTGATCAGAACGTTGGTGCCGTAGATGGGCAGACCTTCGCCGGTAACCGGGTGGTCGAGCATGGCCTTGGCGAAAACCTTGGCAGCAGCGCGGAACTTGTCCTTGTCGGCGATTTCAACTTTCTTGCCTTCGGAATCGTCGATGGTGATGACCTTGATGTTCTTGGAGCCCATAACGGCGCCGAGGCCGCCACGGCCGTGGCTACGGATCTTGTGATCAGGGTCTTTGACGGAGATGTTAGCAGCCATCAGGCGCTCTTCGCCGGGGATACCGATGGAGCAAACGCCGATTTTCGGATTGTACTTGGCTTCCATGGCGTCGATGACGTCGAAGTTCTGCATGCCTTTGAGGGCAGAAGCGTCGTGGAAGGTAACGCCGTCGTTGTTGACGTGCAGTTCATACCACTTGCCGGCTTCAGGCTGATCTTCGATGATCATGGCTTTGATGCCGAGCTTAGCGAACTGCTGAGCGCTGGTGCCGCCGGCGTTGGACTCTTTGATGCCGCCGGTCAGAGGGCTCT
Protein-coding sequences here:
- a CDS encoding TonB-dependent receptor plug domain-containing protein, giving the protein MHKILAVALAGLLLQTSHAWSQTPQTLEPIIVTATKLETPAREVASSVTVITKEEIQLKQQATVTEVLRSVPGLDVSRSGGLGQLTSVFLRGANSEHTLVLIDGVKANDPSSPNRLFDFAHLLTNNIERIEIVRGPASTLYGSDALGGVIQIFTKKGAGKPQVQVAAEGGSYETHKEQFSISGGSELHNYSLMASYLESDGISSAAKSYGNRERDGYENIAVSGQIGLTPTENFDFDLIFRFNDAESDLDLGGGPSADDPNYVGKSESSFLRLQTRFALFNDLWEQKIGFSFSDYDRTFQNKPDAINPLAFDDSQFEGQTYKVDWQNNFYIKNNTITLGIDYEKEKADNKAFLQGVDPVAGFFTYTSETNNEEAHTLAYYLQDHINISDALFTTIGLRLDDHSDFASKVTYQIAASYLVEKTKTKIKASHGTGYKAPSLVQRLENATYSSVNFGTLDTLGNPDLKPEENRSWDFGVEQTLLNDRIKLSTTYFENKFNNLIKNSYNPAGYATYDNVKDAKTKGIEIGASWQPIANFILSASYTYTDVEDAKDFLRIPRNKFSANANYQFMQKGNINIDVICVGEREDDPYNLETGDYDRVELDKYTLLNLAVSFNVTEKLRLFARAENILDEDYEEVWGFGTPGISGYIGGEYTF
- a CDS encoding MoaD/ThiS family protein, whose protein sequence is MKITVKLFAIFRNDRFKIEDREYPKDATVGDVLTALDIDHPELGVALINGRHVDTETVLTDGQTLSLFPKVGGG
- a CDS encoding aldehyde ferredoxin oxidoreductase family protein, with protein sequence MNRIFRVNMKDLTCKIEEVPEAWAGLGGRGLTSTIVAAEVPPTCHPLGPNNKLVFAPGLLTGTPAAQSGRMSAGAKSPLTGGIKESNAGGTSAQQFAKLGIKAMIIEDQPEAGKWYELHVNNDGVTFHDASALKGMQNFDVIDAMEAKYNPKIGVCSIGIPGEERLMAANISVKDPDHKIRSHGRGGLGAVMGSKNIKVITIDDSEGKKVEIADKDKFRAAAKVFAKAMLDHPVTGEGLPIYGTNVLINILNEAGGLPTKNFLYGSCEHHDKVSGETMHDVIASRPNGHTKHGCHAGCIIQCSQVYTDDKGEYITSGFEYETVWGLGINCMIESLDDCARIDNAMDNIGIDSIEGAVLIAVAMEAGVIPWGDGKETLRVMNEEIGKATPLGRILGNGTKSVGEAYGLTRVPVVKGQGIPAYDPRSVKGIGITYATSTMGADHTAGYSIATNILQVGGHIDPLQKEGQVELSRNLSIATASVDSTGMCIFIAFPALDIPECLPALIDMINARYGISLTGDDVVELGKYILKTEKAFNDAAGFTNADDRLPEFFEYEPIPPHNVVWDFSGEEIDEFWNF